CGACGGCCGGCGCGACCCTGGCCGCCGGTGCCGAGCGCGGGAAGGTGTTCAGCAGGTCGCCGAAGCGCGGCACCCAGTCGTCCTGGCCCGCGGTCAGGCCCGCCCGGCCGCACTCGTACAGCGAGGTCGCGAGCCGGTCGTCGGGCCACCGGGTCAGCGACCCCAGTTGCGCCTTCGGCATGGAGCGGGGCACCGTGCGCAGGTACTTCAGCGCTTCGATCGCCTCGCAGTACCGCTGGTGGCCGTAGGCGGCGCCGACGGTGCTGTAGTAGGTCCGCATGCGGTCGGGCACCTGGTCGGCGGCCCGGGAGCCGGGGTGGTGGACCGCGAGGTCGCGGTAGACGTCCAGGGCCGTCCCGTAGTCGGAGTGGGCGGTGGCGAACTCGTGCCGCCCGGCCGCCGTGACCAGGTCGTCGGCTTTCTGGAGCCGGTCGAGGAGGGCCTGCTGCACGGCTTCCTCGTGCGCGTCGTCGTACCACAGGGCACCGCCCGCGGGTACGGCGAGCAGCACCACGCCGAGCAGCAGGGCGAGGGGCGCGGGACCCGGCAGGGTGAGCCGGGTGCGCAGCCCCACGACCGCGCCGTGCACGGCCGCCAGGAGCAGGAGGACCGCGTACACGGCGAGCGCGACACCGGGGACGCCGTCGGCGTCGGCGGGCAGGGCGACGAACAGCAGGACGGCGGTGGCCGCCCAGCAGGCCGCCGCCAGGACCCATCTTCGGGTGAGCGCGTAACCGAGGCCCAGACCGCTGAGGTTGAGCACCGCGACGGCGGCGGCCCGCAGGGGGTCCGGTGGCGCGGGCGGCGGCGCGGTGGGCATCGGTGGTACCGCGAATCCCTGGTACGGGCCGTACGGATTTCCGGACATGGTGGGCTCCCCCCGTCGACAACTTCCCCCGTGACATGGCGAATCGGCAGTCTACGGCCGGGGGTCGGGGGCTCGACAGAGGGTTTGCGGGGAGGTGGCGCCCGGACGGTGGTGCCGTCGGGGTGGCTGAAGCGCACGGGCTCACTCCCCGCCGCACAGGCGGAAGTTGCCTCGTGGGTCGCCTCCGGCGGTGTGACGTCGAGGTCCAGGCGGCCGTAGAAGGCGACGGGGTTGCGCCACAGGACGCGGTCGACGTCGTCCCCGGTGAAGCCCTCGGCCGGCATCAGGTCGGCCACCCGGCGGGTCTTGGGCGGGTCGCTGCGGCCCCAGTCGGCGGCGGAGTCGACCAGGACCTCGCCTCCGCGACGGTCGTCTCGTTGAGGTGGTCGACCAGGACCCGCTCCGCCGACTGCGCGGACTCGCGGACGGCGTCGAGGGTGCGGCGCAGGCCGGCGAGCTTGTCGCGGTGCGGGGTGTGCACGAGCGCGGGCAGGCCGTGGTCGGCGGCGAGCTGGAGCGGTGCGGCCAGGACTGTGTCCTCGGCGGGGATCATGGAGTCGTAGCCGATCTCGCCCACGGCCAACCACCTGGTGCTTGACGAGGTAGCGGGGCGGTTCGTCGAGGACGGGGAGGCAGCGGGGGTCGTCGGCCTCCTTGGGGTTCAGGGCGATCGTGGACAAAGGGCGGCTCGGGCACGCCGACGCGACACTGGAGGGATGCGACGGACGTGCGGGACGCGGAGGCGGGAATGACGACCGCCTTCGACCCGACCGACAGCGCCTCGCTGCTCGCCGCCTTCGGGGCGCTCGGCGTGCTGACGGTGATCTTCGCCGAGTCGGGACTGCTGGTCGTCGGCTTCTTCCTGCCGGGCGACACCCTGCTGTTCCCGGCCGGTGTGCTGTGCGCGGCGAACACCCAGCACGCGCCGCGGCTGGAGCTGTGGCAGGTGCTCGTCTGCGCCGCCGTGGGCGCCGTGGTGGGCGCGCAGGTGGGCTACCTGCTCGGGCGGCACGGCGGCCGGCCGCTGCTGGCGCGCAGCTCCAGCCGCCGTGTGCAGGAGGGCACGCGGCGGGCGGAGCGGCTGCTGGCCCGCTACGGCTACGGCAAGGCGCTCGTGATCGGCAGGTTCGTCCCGATGCTGCGGACCGTGCTGCACCCGGTGGCCGGCGCGCTCGGGGTGCCGGTGCGGCCGTTCACCCGGTGGCAGATCGTCGGCGGCCTGCTCTGGTCCCAGACCCTGGTGCTCGCCGGGTACCTGCTCGGCTCGTCGGTGGCGCACGTCGACGACTACCTGCTGCCGATGGTCGCGGTGATCGTCGCGCTGTCCCTGCTGCCGCTGCTGGCGGAGGTCCGCCGGACGCGGCGCGCCCGGCGGAGCCCGTCAGGGCCGGAAGGGGCCCTGGCCGACGAGGCGGTCGGGGCCGACGAGGCCGAGGGTGCCGGCGTGGACGAGGGAGGCGCGGTCGGCGACGTCGACGTGGACGCCGTGGACGACGGGGGCCGCCCGTGCCGGGGGGACCACCGGCCGGATCGACCGTGACCGTGCCGGTCGGCGCCGTCAGCCGGGGCCGAGGCCCCAGGTGTCGCTCAGCCGCCCGGCCGCGCACAGGTGGACGTCCAGGATGTACGGCGCGGCGCTCCCGCACCCGGCCGCCGGGTCGACGGGCTGGCCGTGGCCCATGCCCGTGACACTGTAGGTCTCCGCCACGGCCCGCCCGGACGGGTCCCGGTAGATCCGGTGCGGGTAGCCCGCCACGGTGTCGGAGACGTCGGCGCTCTGGTCGGCCCCCTGGACGTCGGTCCACTGCCCGACCAGGTCCGTCATGTTCGACGGCTTCACCGTGCCGTCCGCCGAGCCCTGGAACACGGTGAGCGCGGGCCAGGGGCCCGGGTAGCCGGGGCGGGCGCGGCGGACCCGGTCGCCCCACTGGGCCGGAGTCTGGTTCGCCCACCCGTACATGCACGGATAGGGGCCGCCGGCCGCGTCGGAGCAGCCGTACGGGAGGCCCGCGACGATGCCGCCGGCGGCGAACTTCTCCGGGTAGGCGGCCATCATGACCGCGGTCATGCCTCCCCCGGCGGACAGACCGGTGACGTACACGCGCGACGCGTCGCCCCGTACGTCGGCGAGCTGGCGGTCCACCATCTGGGCGATCGAGGCGGCCTCGCCGGCCCCGCGCGCGACGTCCCCGGCCTGGAACCAGTCGAAGCACTTGCTCAGGTTGTTGGCGGTGGACTGCTGCGGGACCACGACGGAGAAGCGCAGGCGGTCCGCGAGAGCGGTCCAGCCGCTGTCGACGGCGTACCCGGCGTCCTGGCCGCAGCCGTGCAGGGCGACGACCACGGGGGCGTTCGCGGGCAGGTCCGGCGGGTCGTGACGGAACATGCGCAGCGCACCGGGGTTGGACCCGAATCCGGTGACTTCGGTGAGGGAGGCGGCGGTGACCGCCGGGCGGAAGGTGCGGGAGGAGGATGCGGCGACCGCCGGGGCCGGGGTGAGGAGGGCGGCGGCCAGGGCGGCCAGGAGGGCCGTCAGGGCGGCTGTCGGACGTGCGGCTCTGGTCTGCATGTCCGGGGATGGTAGGAGCCTGACACGGCGACGACATGGGGCAGAACCACATAGCGCGCAGGCTCGAAGTGGGGCCTCCCGTTCCGCCGGCCGCACCCCGCCCTGCGCGCGGCGCGGCACGCCCTCGCGCGGCTCGGCGGACCCGGCGCCCGGCCGCCCGCAGGCCGTCCGCCGAGGTCCGCGTCCTGCGCCGTACGCCGTGGTCAACGCCCTCCTTGTCCCCTGCTTGGCCCAATGCCGGTCCGCCTAAAGGGCGAGGAGCGGTGAGCGGTGTGACCGTGGTGGAAGAGATCCCCGGGTGCACCCGTGGGCAGAAACGGGTGCACCCGTGGCAAGGAGGCGGCATGGCCCGGACCGGTGGCGTGAGTGGCGTGACGTGTACGGCCGTGGCGGGCGGCGACCCGTCCGAGGAGCGGCCCTGCGACGCCTTCGCGCAGGTGAGCGGCGTCGCCGACGCCGTCCTCTACGAGGGCTACCTCCTCTACCCGTACCGCCGCT
Above is a genomic segment from Streptomyces collinus Tu 365 containing:
- a CDS encoding DedA family protein, whose amino-acid sequence is MTTAFDPTDSASLLAAFGALGVLTVIFAESGLLVVGFFLPGDTLLFPAGVLCAANTQHAPRLELWQVLVCAAVGAVVGAQVGYLLGRHGGRPLLARSSSRRVQEGTRRAERLLARYGYGKALVIGRFVPMLRTVLHPVAGALGVPVRPFTRWQIVGGLLWSQTLVLAGYLLGSSVAHVDDYLLPMVAVIVALSLLPLLAEVRRTRRARRSPSGPEGALADEAVGADEAEGAGVDEGGAVGDVDVDAVDDGGRPCRGDHRPDRP
- a CDS encoding PHB depolymerase family esterase, translated to MQTRAARPTAALTALLAALAAALLTPAPAVAASSSRTFRPAVTAASLTEVTGFGSNPGALRMFRHDPPDLPANAPVVVALHGCGQDAGYAVDSGWTALADRLRFSVVVPQQSTANNLSKCFDWFQAGDVARGAGEAASIAQMVDRQLADVRGDASRVYVTGLSAGGGMTAVMMAAYPEKFAAGGIVAGLPYGCSDAAGGPYPCMYGWANQTPAQWGDRVRRARPGYPGPWPALTVFQGSADGTVKPSNMTDLVGQWTDVQGADQSADVSDTVAGYPHRIYRDPSGRAVAETYSVTGMGHGQPVDPAAGCGSAAPYILDVHLCAAGRLSDTWGLGPG